A window from Fragaria vesca subsp. vesca linkage group LG5, FraVesHawaii_1.0, whole genome shotgun sequence encodes these proteins:
- the LOC101295234 gene encoding nitrate reductase [NADH]-like has product MATSVQNRQFPHIEPALNGVVRSSFKSSPTRHFQEAPKIPAAVDDDDDYSSSDDENDESIKEYMDMVRRGNNELEPSILDPRDEATSDNWVERNPSMVRLTGKHPFNSEPPLNRLMHHGFITPVPIHYVRNHGVVPKGTWHDWTVEVTGLVRRPAKFTMDQLVTEFRSRELPVTLVCAGNRRKEQNMVKQTIGFNWGAAAISTSVWRGVRLRDVLKRCGIYSRKGGALNVCFEGAEDLPGGGGSKYATSVKKEIAMDESRDIILAYMQNGERLAPDHGFPVRMIIPGCIGGRMVKWLKRIVVTTKESDCYYHYKDNRVLPSHVDAELANAEAWWYKPEYIINELNINSVITTPSHEEILSINSWTRPYTLKGYAYSGGGKKVTRVEVTVDGGETWQVCNLDHQEKPNKYGKYWCWCFWSLEVEVLNLLVAKEIAVRAWDQTHNTQPEKLTWNVMGMMNNCWFRVKINVLPHRGEIGIVFEHPTKPGNQSGGWMAKERHLEIESNATLKKSVSSPFMNTSSKVYSMSEVKRHNTPQSTWIVINGHVYDCTKFINDHPGGADSILINAGTDCTEEFEAIHSDKAKKMLEEYRIGEVVGTNGYASDSSSPNNTVHGISRISTVNSMSSLNNVLAPIKEVTQRSVALKPREKIPCKLVTKTTISHDVRVFRFALPSEDQALGLPVGKHIFLCATIEGKLCMRAYTPISSIDEVGYFELVVKVYYKNVHPRFPNGGLMSQYLDSLPIGAALDVKGPLGHIEYTGRGNFLVHGKPKFAKKLAMIAGGTGITPVYQVAQAILKDPEDETEMHIVYANRTEEDILLREELDSWAKEHERFHVWYVVENGKEGWEYSTGFISESILREHVPDGSDGSLALACGPPPMIQFAVQPNLEKMNYDVKNSLLIF; this is encoded by the exons ATGGCGACCTCAGTCCAGAACCGCCAGTTCCCTCACATCGAGCCCGCCCTAAACGGCGTCGTCCGCTCCTCTTTCAAATCAAGTCCCACCCGCCATTTTCAAGAGGCACCGAAAATCCCGGCAGCGGTGGACGACGACGACGACTACTCCTCCAGCGACGACGAAAACGACGAGAGTATTAAAGAGTACATGGACATGGTCCGGAGAGGCAACAACGAGCTAGAGCCGTCGATCTTGGACCCGAGAGATGAGGCCACGTCGGACAACTGGGTGGAGCGAAATCCCAGCATGGTCCGCCTCACAGGGAAACACCCCTTCAACTCGGAACCGCCGCTCAACCGCCTCATGCACCACGGCTTCATCACACCGGTCCCAATCCACTACGTCCGCAACCACGGCGTCGTCCCCAAGGGCACGTGGCACGACTGGACCGTCGAGGTCACCGGCCTCGTCCGCCGCCCGGCTAAGTTCACCATGGACCAGCTCGTCACCGAGTTCCGTTCCCGGGAGCTCCCCGTCACCCTAGTCTGCGCCGGAAACCGCCGCAAGGAGCAGAACATGGTGAAGCAGACCATCGGCTTCAACTGGGGCGCCGCAGCCATCTCCACCTCCGTGTGGCGAGGCGTCCGCCTCCGCGACGTTCTCAAGCGGTGCGGGATCTACAGCCGCAAGGGTGGGGCCCTCAACGTCTGTTTCGAAGGCGCCGAGGACCTGCCGGGTGGCGGCGGCTCCAAGTACGCCACCAGTGTGAAGAAAGAGATTGCGATGGACGAGAGTAGGGATATCATACTTGCTTACATGCAAAACGGCGAACGTTTAGCCCCGGATCACGGGTTTCCGGTTCGGATGATCATACCCGGATGCATCGGAGGCCGGATGGTGAAATGGCTCAAACGGATCGTCGTCACGACGAAAGAGTCGGATTGTTATTATCATTACAAGGACAACAGGGTCCTTCCCTCGCATGTCGATGCCGAGCTCGCCAATGCTGAAG CATGGTGGTACAAGCCAGAGTACATAATTAACGAGCTGAACATAAACTCTGTTATCACGACGCCGTCGCACGAAGAGATATTGTCTATAAACTCGTGGACGAGGCCGTATACTCTCAAAGGATACGCATATTCCG GAGGAGGAAAGAAAGTGACACGAGTGGAGGTGACTGTGGACGGTGGTGAGACGTGGCAGGTCTGCAATCTGGACCACCAAGAGAAGCCGAACAAGTATGGCAAATACTGGTGCTGGTGCTTCTGGTCACTCGAGGTTGAAGTGCTCAACTTACTCGTAGCCAAAGAGATCGCAGTGAGGGCTTGGGATCAAACCCACAACACTCAGCCCGAAAAGCTCACCTGGAACGTAATG GGTATGATGAACAACTGTTGGTTCCGTGTGAAAATCAATGTGTTGCCACACAGAGGAGAGATCGGAATAGTATTCGAGCATCCGACCAAACCCGGAAACCAATCCGGCGGGTGGATGGCGAAAGAGAGACACTTGGAGATCGAATCCAACGCGACCCTCAAGAAGAGTGTGTCTTCACCCTTCATGAATACTTCAAGCAAGGTTTACTCGATGTCCGAAGTCAAGAGGCACAACACCCCTCAGTCTACATGGATTGTTATCAATGGTCACGTCTACGACTGCACTAAATTTATCAATGACCATCCTGGCGGTGCTGATAGCATTTTGATCAATGCCGGAACGGATTGCACGGAAGAGTTTGAAGCAATCCATTCCGACAAGGCCAAGAAAATGCTAGAGGAGTATCGAATAGGGGAGGTGGTTGGTACCAATGGTTACGCCTCCGACTCTAGCTCCCCTAATAACACCGTTCATGGGATATCAAGAATATCGACAGTGAATTCTATGTCTTCTCTTAACAATGTTTTGGCCCCTATTAAAGAAGTCACGCAAAGAAGCGTGGCGCTCAAACCACGTGAGAAAATTCCGTGCAAGCTTGTGACCAAGACCACGATTTCACATGACGTGAGGGTATTCAGATTTGCATTGCCTTCGGAAGACCAAGCTCTAGGGCTGCCGGTGGGAAAGCACATTTTCTTGTGTGCTACAATTGAGGGCAAGCTTTGCATGAGGGCATACACACCAATCAGCTCGATTGATGAAGTTGGTTATTTTGAGCTGGTGGTGAAGGTCTACTACAAGAATGTGCACCCTCGGTTCCCTAATGGAGGGCTCATGTCACAATACTTGGACTCTCTCCCAATCGGGGCTGCTCTAGACGTGAAAGGTCCATTAGGTCACATAGAATACACCGGTAGAGGTAACTTTTTGGTCCACGGTAAACCCAAGTTTGCAAAGAAGCTGGCCATGATTGCCGGAGGGACGGGGATCACTCCCGTTTACCAAGTAGCACAGGCCATCCTGAAAGACCCGGAGGACGAAACCGAAATGCACATTGTGTATGCAAACCGAACCGAGGAGGACATTTTGTTGAGGGAAGAGCTTGATAGTTGGGCCAAGGAGCACGAGAGGTTCCATGTTTGGTATGTGGTGGAGAATGGTAAGGAAGGCTGGGAATACAGTACGGGATTCATCTCGGAGAGTATACTGAGGGAGCATGTTCCCGATGGATCGGACGGTTCTCTTGCGTTGGCTTGTGGGCCGCCGCCGATGATCCAGTTTGCCGTGCAGCCTAATCTGGAGAAGATGAACTATGATGTCAAGAATTCGTTGCTTATATTTTGA
- the LOC101295526 gene encoding probable calcium-binding protein CML25-like — protein sequence MAQSSSLSAETESLSQVLGLIETFKAFDSDNDGKITVAELGGILGSLGYSSNEQDVRAMMEQGDTNKDGLLSIEEFLEMNTRNMEFGGLENVLKNAFEALDVDGDEVVTAEELYEVMGDEMGFELSLEDCQGIIASIDSDGDGAVSFDDFKLIVNSL from the coding sequence ATGGCTCAGTCGAGTTCTCTATCTGCAGAAACCGAGTCACTGAGTCAGGTCCTGGGCCTTATCGAAACATTCAAAGCTTTCGATTCAGACAACGATGGGAAAATCACAGTAGCAGAGCTCGGTGGGATCCTAGGATCGCTTGGTTACAGTTCGAATGAGCAAGATGTGAGGGCAATGATGGAGCAAGGGGACACAAACAAAGATGGGTTGCTGAGCATAGAGGAGTTTCTGGAGATGAACACAAGGAACATGGAATTCGGGGGGCTTGAAAATGTGCTAAAGAATGCTTTTGAGGCCTTGGATGTTGATGGGGATGAGGTTGTGACTGCAGAGGAGTTGTATGAGGTTATGGGAGATGAGATGGGGTTTGAGTTAAGTCTGGAGGATTGCCAGGGTATTATTGCTTCTATAGATTCAGATGGAGATGGGGCTGTTAGTTTTGACGATTTCAAACTTATAGTTAATTCCCTCTAA